The following proteins come from a genomic window of Streptomyces liliiviolaceus:
- a CDS encoding roadblock/LC7 domain-containing protein, protein MASDAPTGHASDLDWLMSGLVQRVPHTRSAVLLSCDGLVKSVHGLDPDSADHMAALASGLYSLGRSAGVRFGDGGDVRQVVVELDSTLLFVSTAGSGTCLAVLAGRDADAAVLGYEMAMLVKSVRPYLMTAPRQHSVEPSAMRP, encoded by the coding sequence ATGGCGAGCGATGCGCCGACCGGCCATGCATCCGATCTCGACTGGCTGATGAGCGGCCTCGTACAGCGCGTACCGCACACCAGGAGCGCGGTGCTGCTCTCCTGCGACGGCCTCGTGAAGTCGGTGCACGGACTCGATCCCGACAGCGCCGACCACATGGCCGCCCTGGCCTCCGGGCTCTACTCCCTCGGACGCAGCGCGGGCGTCCGGTTCGGCGACGGCGGCGACGTGCGCCAGGTCGTCGTCGAACTGGACTCCACGCTGCTGTTCGTGTCCACCGCGGGTTCCGGCACCTGTCTGGCCGTGCTGGCCGGGCGCGACGCGGACGCGGCCGTACTCGGCTACGAGATGGCGATGCTGGTCAAGAGCGTCCGCCCGTACCTGATGACCGCGCCGCGGCAGCACAGTGTCGAACCGTCGGCGATGAGGCCTTGA
- a CDS encoding GTP-binding protein produces the protein MDYDDSSDPFPTALKILVAGGFGVGKTTFVGAVSEIAPLSTEELLTTVSAATDNLDGIENKVETTVAMDFGRITLDAEHVLYLFGTPGQERFWFMWDELSEGALGAVVLADTRRLEDCFAAVDFFEQRGLGFIVAVNEFDGGFRYDPEEVRAAIDLDPGVPVVRCDARISSSGVQTLLTLVRHLLAHAPTRAPSHGAHT, from the coding sequence ATGGACTACGACGACAGCTCTGACCCTTTCCCCACCGCGTTGAAGATCCTGGTGGCGGGAGGCTTCGGGGTGGGCAAGACCACCTTCGTCGGCGCGGTGAGCGAGATCGCGCCGCTCAGCACGGAGGAACTGCTGACCACGGTCAGCGCCGCGACCGACAACCTCGACGGCATCGAGAACAAGGTCGAGACGACCGTCGCGATGGACTTCGGGCGCATCACCCTCGACGCGGAACATGTGCTGTACCTGTTCGGCACGCCCGGACAGGAACGGTTCTGGTTCATGTGGGACGAGCTCTCCGAAGGCGCGCTCGGCGCGGTCGTCCTCGCCGACACCCGCCGCCTGGAGGACTGCTTCGCCGCCGTGGACTTCTTCGAACAGCGCGGTCTCGGCTTCATCGTCGCCGTCAACGAGTTCGACGGCGGCTTCCGCTACGACCCGGAGGAGGTGCGCGCGGCCATCGACCTCGACCCGGGCGTGCCGGTCGTCCGCTGCGACGCGCGGATCTCCAGTTCGGGAGTGCAGACCCTGCTCACCCTGGTCCGCCATCTGCTCGCCCACGCACCCACGCGCGCCCCGAGCCACGGAGCACACACATGA
- a CDS encoding DUF742 domain-containing protein: protein MAAAGDGPWLDGAAGRLVRPYQVSNGRTRPSTALDLLSQVMATGVTPLGYLGPEHAQALELCRDPVSVAEVAAHLKLPAAVTKVLLSDLVDCGALSMKPPTFHHNPTDRSLLEAVLDGLRRQL from the coding sequence GTGGCCGCGGCCGGCGACGGTCCCTGGCTCGACGGCGCGGCCGGCCGCCTGGTGCGGCCCTACCAGGTGAGCAACGGCAGGACCCGGCCGAGCACCGCGCTCGACCTCCTGTCCCAGGTGATGGCCACCGGCGTCACCCCCCTCGGCTATCTCGGCCCCGAGCACGCCCAGGCGCTCGAACTGTGCCGGGACCCCGTCTCGGTGGCCGAGGTCGCCGCGCATCTGAAGCTGCCGGCAGCAGTGACCAAGGTGTTGCTCTCCGACCTCGTCGACTGCGGGGCGCTGTCCATGAAGCCCCCGACGTTCCACCACAACCCCACTGACCGGTCTCTTCTGGAGGCAGTGCTCGATGGACTACGACGACAGCTCTGA
- a CDS encoding MmcQ/YjbR family DNA-binding protein, translated as MQDADDVRRICLSLPDTVEKIAWSMPTFRVAGKMFVTLPEEETSMAVRCPKTERDELVLAEPEKFWVAAHEAGSAWVRVRLAAVEDADELRDILADSWRQAAPTRLLDSYPELGVVADG; from the coding sequence ATGCAGGATGCCGATGACGTACGCCGAATCTGTCTCTCTCTGCCGGACACCGTGGAGAAGATCGCCTGGAGCATGCCCACCTTCAGGGTGGCGGGGAAGATGTTCGTCACCCTGCCCGAGGAGGAGACCTCCATGGCCGTGCGCTGTCCGAAGACGGAGCGCGACGAACTGGTCCTGGCCGAACCCGAGAAGTTCTGGGTCGCCGCCCACGAGGCCGGGTCCGCGTGGGTGCGTGTGCGCCTGGCCGCCGTCGAGGACGCGGACGAGTTGCGGGACATCCTCGCGGACTCCTGGCGGCAGGCGGCACCGACCCGGCTGCTGGACTCCTATCCGGAGCTGGGGGTCGTGGCGGACGGCTGA
- a CDS encoding LysR family transcriptional regulator has product MIEARRLHILRAVADHRTVTAAAAALYLTPSAVSQQLTALEQETGHRLVERGARGVRLTPAGEILLGHTNAVLAQLERAEAELAAYSSGSAGTVSVASFATGIGLVVAPALARLARTAPGILLRVQDAEGDASLPMVLDRQVDVAVAVEYRGAPDADDPRLAHIPLYAEPFDAVVPQTHRLADRTEVPLAELAKDPWIGPYPGNPCHDVVVLACEHAGFQPRLEHSSDDFRAVVALASADAGVALVPRSALRGMDLAGVVVRPVDGVAPTRRVFAAVRRGAEAHPLILPVLEALAEVAEEAPGVPHLG; this is encoded by the coding sequence ATGATCGAAGCGCGGCGGCTCCACATTCTCCGGGCGGTGGCGGACCACCGGACGGTGACGGCGGCCGCCGCCGCGCTCTACCTCACGCCCTCCGCGGTGTCCCAGCAGCTGACCGCCCTGGAGCAGGAGACGGGACACCGTCTGGTGGAGCGCGGCGCCCGGGGCGTACGGCTGACCCCGGCCGGTGAGATCCTGCTCGGCCACACCAACGCCGTCCTCGCGCAGCTGGAGCGGGCCGAGGCGGAGCTGGCCGCGTACAGCTCGGGTTCGGCCGGCACGGTCAGTGTCGCCTCCTTCGCGACCGGCATCGGCCTCGTCGTCGCGCCCGCCCTGGCCCGCCTCGCCCGCACGGCGCCCGGCATCCTGCTGCGCGTCCAGGACGCCGAGGGCGACGCCAGCCTGCCGATGGTGCTCGACCGCCAGGTGGACGTCGCGGTCGCGGTCGAGTACCGGGGCGCCCCGGACGCCGACGACCCGCGTCTCGCGCACATCCCGCTGTACGCCGAACCGTTCGACGCCGTCGTGCCCCAGACCCACCGCCTCGCCGACCGTACGGAGGTGCCGCTCGCCGAGCTGGCCAAGGATCCGTGGATCGGTCCGTACCCCGGGAACCCCTGCCACGACGTGGTGGTCCTGGCCTGCGAGCACGCCGGTTTCCAGCCCCGGCTCGAACACTCCTCGGACGACTTCCGGGCGGTGGTCGCGCTGGCGTCGGCGGACGCGGGCGTCGCCCTCGTGCCGCGCTCGGCCCTGCGGGGGATGGACCTCGCGGGAGTGGTCGTGCGCCCCGTCGACGGCGTCGCCCCCACCCGCCGGGTCTTCGCCGCGGTACGCCGGGGAGCCGAGGCCCACCCGCTGATCCTGCCGGTGCTGGAAGCGCTGGCTGAGGTGGCGGAAGAGGCACCCGGCGTCCCGCATCTGGGATAG
- a CDS encoding GNAT family N-acetyltransferase gives MAAVTCVRLTAHQLQSNVDELAELLTDTVDGGASIGFLAPLDRATAVDWWRGRADALTSGSLAVWAAYLDGRIVGTVSLVLADKPNSRHRAEVAKLMVHREARGSGLGRSLLAAAERAAAEAGLTLLHLDTETDSPAESLYRSAGWTRSGVIPDYARTPTGELRPTTIYYKYVPVPAE, from the coding sequence ATGGCCGCCGTGACCTGCGTACGGCTGACGGCCCATCAACTGCAGTCCAATGTGGACGAGTTGGCGGAGCTGCTGACCGACACGGTCGACGGCGGCGCCTCGATCGGCTTCCTCGCCCCGCTCGACCGCGCCACGGCCGTCGACTGGTGGCGAGGGCGGGCGGACGCGCTCACGTCCGGCTCCCTCGCCGTGTGGGCCGCGTACCTGGATGGCAGGATCGTGGGCACGGTGAGCCTCGTCCTCGCGGACAAGCCCAACAGCCGTCACCGGGCCGAGGTGGCGAAGCTGATGGTGCACCGGGAGGCGCGGGGGAGCGGCCTCGGGCGCTCGCTGCTCGCCGCGGCCGAACGCGCGGCAGCCGAGGCGGGCCTGACCCTGCTCCACCTCGACACCGAGACCGACAGCCCGGCCGAGTCGCTCTACCGGTCGGCCGGGTGGACCAGGTCGGGCGTCATCCCCGACTACGCGAGGACGCCGACGGGCGAGTTGCGCCCGACCACGATCTACTACAAGTACGTGCCGGTCCCTGCCGAATGA
- a CDS encoding glycine C-acetyltransferase codes for MFDSVRDDLRTTLDEIRAAGLHKPERVIGTPQSATVTVTSGGRPGEVLNFCANNYLGLADHPEVVAAAHDALDRWGYGMASVRFICGTQEVHKELEGRLSAFLGQEDTILYSSCFDANGGVFETLLGAEDAVISDALNHASIIDGIRLSKARRFRYANRDLADLEQQLKEAAGARRRLIVTDGVFSMDGYVAPLREICDLADRYDAMVMVDDSHAVGFVGPGGRGTPELHGVMDRVDIITGTLGKALGGASGGYVAARAEIVALLRQRSRPYLFSNTLAPVIAAASLKVLDLLEAADDLRERLAANTALFRSRMAEEGFDILPGDHAIAPVMIGDATVAGRMAELLLERGVYVIGFSYPVVPQDKARIRVQLSAAHSTEDVNRAVDAFVAARAQLAGDAA; via the coding sequence ATGTTCGACTCCGTACGCGACGACCTCCGCACCACCCTCGACGAGATCCGCGCCGCGGGCCTGCACAAGCCCGAGCGCGTCATCGGCACCCCGCAGTCCGCCACCGTGACCGTCACCTCGGGCGGCCGCCCCGGTGAGGTCCTCAACTTCTGTGCCAACAACTACCTCGGTCTCGCCGACCACCCGGAGGTCGTCGCCGCCGCCCACGACGCGCTCGACCGCTGGGGCTACGGCATGGCGTCCGTGCGCTTCATCTGCGGTACGCAGGAGGTGCACAAGGAGCTGGAGGGGCGGCTGTCCGCGTTCCTCGGCCAGGAGGACACCATCCTCTACTCGTCGTGCTTCGACGCCAACGGCGGGGTGTTCGAGACCCTGCTCGGCGCGGAGGACGCGGTGATCTCCGACGCCCTCAACCACGCGTCGATCATCGACGGCATCCGGCTCTCCAAAGCCCGCCGGTTCCGCTACGCGAACCGCGACCTCGCCGACCTGGAGCAGCAGCTGAAGGAGGCCGCGGGCGCCCGCCGCAGGCTGATCGTCACCGACGGCGTCTTCTCCATGGACGGGTACGTGGCCCCGCTGCGCGAGATCTGCGACCTCGCCGACCGCTACGACGCGATGGTCATGGTCGACGACTCGCACGCCGTCGGCTTCGTCGGTCCCGGCGGCCGGGGCACCCCCGAACTGCACGGCGTCATGGACCGCGTCGACATCATCACGGGCACCCTCGGCAAGGCCCTCGGCGGCGCGTCCGGCGGTTACGTCGCCGCCCGCGCCGAGATCGTCGCGCTGCTGCGCCAGCGGTCGCGCCCGTACCTCTTCTCGAACACCCTGGCCCCGGTGATCGCCGCCGCCTCGCTCAAGGTCCTCGACCTGCTGGAGGCGGCCGACGACCTGCGCGAGCGGCTCGCCGCGAACACCGCGCTGTTCCGCTCCCGGATGGCCGAGGAGGGCTTCGACATCCTCCCCGGCGACCACGCCATCGCCCCGGTGATGATCGGGGACGCGACCGTCGCCGGCCGGATGGCGGAGCTGCTGCTCGAACGCGGGGTGTACGTGATCGGCTTCTCGTACCCCGTGGTCCCGCAGGACAAGGCGCGCATCCGCGTCCAGCTGTCCGCCGCGCACTCCACCGAGGACGTGAACCGCGCGGTGGACGCCTTCGTGGCGGCCCGTGCCCAGCTGGCGGGGGACGCCGCCTGA
- a CDS encoding RICIN domain-containing protein → MSDQQQASGESSTRAAETGTPDADAVAAQLSGAGASKPPTASTSEGTDAGKAAASEPEAGADPAPSSTPSAPDADADAEKAGSGPAKAGKPEAEAGAKGEAGAKAEPEAEAKTGENAQGATGSSEGEAASGSGTQAVSAAATREQHEAVAIAAIGKNTAVSTRSAVGTPRKPVLAGAALAGAILIAVPLLITVTDRDEERKNVDNTASDTVLNEAGGPAGVFETQTPSPSESEPEKKKEKKAAPVAAPPVAEEAAAPAPKPSPSPSKKKAATKKAPSTLPAVMTRVLIKNNTNGTCVDIPGFSSGRADGPVTHATCNSNTDDNQLWNVEKRYDKAGPGGVPLFQIRNVMDSMCLDLPGYKGVGGATKVTEFPCNGTTNDNQLWWLDKQSDGRFWIRNAASNNQCLDSYANDDSTRDLIIWPCAPEGQNNHEWIFTRS, encoded by the coding sequence ATGTCCGACCAGCAGCAGGCATCGGGAGAATCCTCCACCCGCGCAGCGGAGACCGGCACTCCCGACGCCGACGCCGTCGCGGCCCAGCTCTCCGGCGCCGGCGCCTCGAAGCCCCCGACCGCCTCCACGTCCGAGGGCACCGACGCGGGAAAGGCAGCCGCGAGCGAACCGGAGGCCGGCGCCGACCCCGCGCCCTCCTCCACCCCCTCTGCCCCTGACGCCGACGCCGACGCCGAGAAGGCCGGGAGCGGCCCCGCGAAGGCCGGCAAGCCCGAGGCGGAGGCCGGAGCCAAGGGCGAAGCCGGAGCCAAGGCCGAACCCGAAGCCGAAGCCAAAACCGGTGAGAACGCGCAAGGCGCCACCGGGAGTTCCGAAGGCGAGGCGGCGAGCGGGAGCGGTACGCAGGCGGTCTCCGCCGCGGCCACCCGGGAGCAGCACGAGGCCGTCGCGATCGCCGCCATCGGCAAGAACACGGCTGTCTCCACCCGGAGCGCGGTCGGCACGCCCCGTAAGCCGGTGCTCGCCGGTGCCGCGCTGGCGGGCGCCATCCTCATCGCCGTACCGCTGCTGATCACGGTGACGGACAGGGACGAGGAGAGGAAGAACGTCGACAACACGGCCTCCGACACCGTCCTGAACGAGGCGGGCGGGCCGGCCGGCGTCTTCGAGACCCAGACCCCCTCCCCCTCGGAGTCCGAGCCGGAGAAGAAGAAGGAGAAGAAGGCGGCGCCCGTGGCCGCGCCGCCGGTCGCGGAGGAGGCCGCCGCACCCGCCCCGAAGCCGAGCCCTTCGCCGAGCAAGAAGAAGGCCGCCACGAAGAAGGCGCCGAGCACGTTGCCGGCCGTCATGACCAGGGTGCTCATCAAGAACAACACCAACGGCACCTGCGTGGACATCCCCGGCTTCAGCAGCGGCAGGGCGGACGGGCCGGTGACGCACGCGACGTGCAACAGCAACACCGACGACAACCAGCTGTGGAACGTCGAGAAGCGGTACGACAAGGCCGGACCCGGCGGAGTACCGCTCTTCCAGATCCGCAACGTCATGGACAGCATGTGCCTGGACCTGCCCGGCTACAAGGGCGTCGGAGGTGCCACCAAGGTCACGGAGTTCCCGTGCAACGGCACCACGAACGACAACCAGTTGTGGTGGCTGGACAAGCAGTCCGACGGCAGGTTCTGGATACGCAACGCCGCCAGCAACAACCAGTGCCTGGACTCCTACGCGAACGACGACTCCACGCGCGACCTGATCATCTGGCCCTGCGCCCCGGAGGGCCAGAACAACCACGAGTGGATCTTCACCCGTTCGTGA
- the tdh gene encoding L-threonine 3-dehydrogenase, which translates to MKALVKEKAEPGLRLMDVPEPVVGPGDVLIRVLRTGICGTDLHIRNWDGWAQQTIQAPLVLGHEFVGEVVETGRDVGEIAVGDRVSGEGHLVCGKCRNCQAGRRHLCRATVGLGVGRDGAFAEYVALPASNVWVHRVPVDLDIAAIFDPFGNAVHTALSFPLVGEDVLITGAGPIGLMAAAVAKHAGARHVVVTDVSEDRLELARKIGVSLALNVAGSGSAEGQRALGLREGFDVGLEMSGNPVAMRDMLANMTHGGKIAMLGLPSEEFAVDWSRIVTSMITIKGIYGREMFETWYAMSVLLEGGLDLAPVITGRYGHRDFEAAFEDAASGRGGKVILDWTL; encoded by the coding sequence TTGAAGGCGCTGGTCAAGGAGAAGGCGGAGCCCGGGCTGCGGCTCATGGACGTACCGGAGCCGGTCGTCGGCCCCGGCGATGTGCTGATCAGGGTCCTGCGGACCGGGATCTGCGGCACCGACCTGCACATCCGCAACTGGGACGGCTGGGCGCAGCAGACGATCCAGGCGCCGCTCGTGCTCGGCCACGAGTTCGTCGGGGAGGTCGTGGAGACGGGCCGTGACGTCGGCGAGATCGCGGTGGGCGACCGGGTCAGCGGCGAGGGCCACCTGGTCTGCGGGAAGTGCCGCAACTGCCAGGCCGGCCGGCGCCATCTGTGCCGTGCGACGGTGGGCCTCGGGGTCGGCCGCGACGGCGCGTTCGCCGAGTACGTGGCGCTGCCCGCGTCCAACGTCTGGGTGCACCGCGTCCCCGTCGACCTCGACATCGCGGCGATCTTCGACCCGTTCGGCAACGCCGTGCACACCGCGCTGTCGTTCCCGCTGGTGGGGGAGGACGTGCTGATCACCGGGGCGGGCCCCATCGGGCTGATGGCCGCCGCCGTCGCCAAGCACGCGGGTGCTCGGCACGTCGTGGTCACGGATGTCAGCGAGGACCGCCTTGAGCTGGCCCGCAAGATCGGTGTCAGCCTCGCGCTGAACGTCGCCGGGTCGGGCAGCGCCGAAGGACAGCGAGCCCTCGGCCTGCGCGAGGGGTTCGACGTGGGCCTGGAGATGTCCGGCAACCCGGTCGCGATGCGGGACATGCTCGCCAACATGACGCACGGCGGAAAGATCGCCATGCTCGGGCTGCCGTCCGAGGAGTTCGCCGTCGACTGGTCCCGGATCGTCACCTCCATGATCACGATCAAGGGCATCTACGGCCGCGAGATGTTCGAGACCTGGTACGCGATGTCGGTCCTCCTCGAAGGCGGCCTCGACCTCGCGCCGGTCATCACCGGCCGCTACGGCCATCGCGACTTCGAGGCGGCCTTCGAGGACGCCGCGAGCGGTCGCGGCGGCAAGGTCATCCTCGACTGGACCCTGTAA
- a CDS encoding GAF domain-containing protein, translating into MSYDPSRPAGRLLLTPEDKEAPARTCRLRALGLGERAEPALDAFARRLAELAGAPYAMVNFVGEERQFFAGLHVQPPHVQPSHVQASHVQPSHARAPHAPLPDTRHDAMATGTGTGISSDRGSGSGSGSGSGGGGGGDTIRGDADLSRSAPPSIGPGRHMARDYGFCPHVVVRHKALVLEDVRDYPRFAGNPVVDEYGIRSYLGAPLLDRTGIALGTVCVTDVEPRPWGRSGLDTIKAMAAELVEQIELREGGP; encoded by the coding sequence ATGAGCTACGACCCGTCGCGTCCGGCCGGTCGGCTGCTGCTCACGCCCGAGGACAAGGAGGCACCAGCCCGGACGTGCCGGCTGCGGGCGCTGGGCCTGGGGGAGCGCGCGGAACCGGCCCTCGACGCGTTCGCGCGGCGGCTGGCCGAGCTGGCCGGGGCGCCGTACGCGATGGTCAACTTCGTCGGCGAGGAACGCCAGTTCTTCGCGGGCCTGCATGTTCAGCCCCCACATGTTCAGCCCTCACATGTCCAGGCCTCACATGTTCAGCCCTCACACGCCCGGGCCCCGCATGCCCCGCTCCCCGACACCCGTCACGACGCCATGGCCACCGGCACCGGCACCGGCATCAGCAGCGACCGTGGCAGCGGCAGCGGCAGCGGCAGCGGCAGCGGCGGTGGCGGTGGCGGTGACACGATCCGCGGCGACGCCGACCTCAGCCGCTCGGCCCCGCCCTCCATCGGTCCCGGCCGCCATATGGCCCGCGACTATGGGTTCTGCCCCCATGTGGTGGTCCGCCACAAGGCGCTGGTCCTGGAGGACGTCCGCGACTACCCACGCTTCGCGGGCAATCCGGTCGTCGATGAGTACGGCATCCGCTCCTACCTGGGTGCCCCTCTGCTCGACCGTACGGGTATCGCGCTCGGCACGGTGTGCGTCACCGATGTCGAGCCCAGGCCGTGGGGGAGGTCCGGCCTGGACACCATCAAGGCGATGGCGGCGGAACTGGTCGAGCAGATCGAGTTGAGGGAGGGCGGTCCCTGA
- a CDS encoding ATP-binding protein — translation MSHLRAPAARADRREGGRHGRPVARTTPALPETHIRPQLLRLAILPPLAVALSASAAVLFTVRTTGARPGLTLWIVLSGALAVALAGIVIATVAADRAARSVRDRVGTLRRISARGQADLLALVETLRRGDGPPARRPRGRPAADADDFDLLAEDLAAAHDGAIGAVVQAAQLSSHAGSEQKVEVFVNLARRLQSLVHREISILDELENEIEDPDLLKGLFHVDHLATRIRRHAENLAVLGGAVSRRQWSNPVSMTEVLRSATAEVEQYSRVKLVPPIDGTVRGHAVADVIHLLAELVENATVFSAPHTQVLLRANVVTSGLAVEVEDRGLGMPLAEQHKMNALLADPDQVNVASLLQDGRIGLFVVSQLARRHGIAVRLQTNIYGGVQAVLVVPQALLGDEDGSRTGALTAAPTGVNGSANGPSARGAVAQGAPADVGGPAQGTPAHGSPVHGAAVHGVPAHGRPAHGVPTHATPAHERSAYGTPAHGVPTHGPAPHGPAPHGSATHGPATHATPAHGTSVHEAWTAVPAPLPVRGDETRANPAEAVPGIRPDDRQAVAENTVAPPTPRNGVVRGSMSRPQLPRRRAQEHLVPELRGGPAPRQESEFLVGHDPGLMAAFQRGIGLAEARCREMDSMGQVHMGQAHMDPAHMGSAHVEPTSMEPTPMEPAPMESARHDGSAPAG, via the coding sequence ATGTCTCACCTTCGCGCACCGGCCGCACGCGCAGACCGCCGCGAGGGCGGGCGGCACGGGCGACCGGTCGCCCGCACCACCCCCGCGCTGCCCGAGACCCACATACGCCCCCAACTGCTCCGCCTCGCGATCCTGCCGCCCCTCGCGGTGGCGCTCAGCGCGAGCGCCGCCGTGCTCTTCACCGTCCGCACGACCGGCGCACGTCCCGGTCTCACCCTGTGGATCGTGCTCTCCGGAGCCCTCGCGGTCGCTCTCGCGGGCATCGTGATCGCCACCGTGGCCGCCGACCGGGCCGCCCGGTCCGTGCGCGACCGCGTCGGAACGCTGCGCCGCATCAGCGCCCGGGGCCAGGCCGATCTGCTCGCCCTCGTCGAGACACTGCGCCGCGGGGACGGACCGCCCGCCCGCCGGCCGCGCGGCCGGCCCGCCGCGGACGCCGACGACTTCGACCTGCTCGCCGAGGACCTGGCGGCCGCGCACGACGGGGCGATCGGCGCGGTCGTCCAGGCCGCCCAGCTGTCCAGCCACGCGGGCAGCGAGCAGAAGGTCGAGGTCTTCGTCAATCTGGCCCGGCGGCTCCAGTCCCTCGTCCACCGCGAGATCTCGATCCTCGACGAGCTGGAGAACGAGATCGAGGACCCGGACCTGCTCAAGGGCCTCTTCCACGTCGATCACCTCGCCACCCGCATCCGCCGCCACGCCGAGAACCTCGCGGTCCTCGGCGGTGCCGTCTCACGCCGGCAGTGGAGCAACCCGGTCTCCATGACCGAGGTACTGCGCTCCGCGACCGCGGAGGTCGAGCAGTACTCACGGGTCAAGCTCGTACCGCCCATCGACGGGACCGTGCGCGGGCACGCCGTGGCCGACGTGATCCATCTGCTCGCCGAACTCGTCGAGAACGCCACGGTGTTCTCGGCGCCGCACACCCAGGTGCTGCTGCGGGCCAACGTGGTCACGTCCGGGCTCGCCGTCGAGGTCGAGGACCGCGGGCTCGGCATGCCGCTGGCCGAACAGCACAAGATGAACGCGCTGCTCGCCGACCCGGACCAGGTGAACGTGGCGAGTCTGCTCCAGGACGGCCGGATCGGGCTGTTCGTGGTCTCCCAGCTCGCCCGCCGGCACGGCATCGCCGTCCGGCTGCAGACCAACATCTACGGCGGTGTACAGGCCGTACTGGTGGTGCCGCAGGCTCTGCTGGGGGACGAGGACGGATCGCGGACCGGGGCGCTGACGGCGGCGCCGACCGGGGTGAACGGGTCGGCGAACGGGCCTTCGGCACGGGGTGCGGTGGCACAAGGCGCTCCCGCCGACGTGGGGGGCCCGGCCCAGGGCACGCCTGCGCATGGGTCCCCTGTCCATGGGGCTGCGGTCCATGGGGTTCCGGCACATGGGCGTCCTGCACACGGGGTCCCCACACATGCGACCCCGGCCCATGAGCGGTCGGCATATGGGACTCCGGCCCATGGGGTGCCCACACATGGGCCGGCACCACATGGCCCTGCACCACATGGATCTGCAACACATGGGCCTGCAACGCATGCGACCCCGGCTCATGGGACTTCGGTGCACGAGGCCTGGACCGCCGTTCCCGCCCCCCTTCCGGTGCGGGGGGACGAGACCAGGGCCAACCCCGCGGAGGCCGTTCCCGGGATCCGGCCCGACGACAGGCAGGCCGTCGCCGAGAACACGGTCGCGCCGCCCACCCCGCGCAACGGCGTGGTGCGCGGCAGCATGAGCAGGCCCCAACTGCCCAGGCGGCGGGCCCAGGAGCACCTCGTGCCCGAACTGCGCGGCGGGCCCGCGCCCCGGCAGGAGTCCGAGTTCCTGGTGGGACACGATCCCGGTCTGATGGCGGCGTTCCAGCGTGGCATCGGACTCGCCGAGGCCCGGTGCAGGGAGATGGATTCCATGGGCCAGGTCCACATGGGTCAAGCCCACATGGATCCGGCCCATATGGGTTCCGCCCACGTGGAGCCGACGTCCATGGAGCCGACGCCGATGGAGCCTGCCCCCATGGAGTCCGCCCGGCACGACGGGAGCGCACCAGCCGGATGA
- a CDS encoding helix-turn-helix domain-containing protein, which yields MRRDEGVAPEGDRPDPVDVRLGARLAELRAERGWSLGELAERSGVSRSTLSRAERAETSPTASLLNRLCAVHGRTMSQLLSEVEAEVAPVPLVRAADQAVWEDRAAGFVRRSVSPPHAGLRGELVEGRLTAGADIAYDRPPVPGLEQHIWVLDGRLDITVQDAEHRLDPGDCLRLRVWGPTRFRCPGPRDARYALAVVLP from the coding sequence GTGAGACGAGACGAAGGTGTCGCCCCCGAAGGCGACCGGCCGGACCCCGTGGATGTGCGGCTCGGCGCCCGGCTGGCCGAGCTGCGGGCCGAACGGGGCTGGTCGCTCGGTGAGTTGGCGGAGCGCAGCGGGGTGAGCCGCTCGACCCTGTCACGCGCCGAGCGCGCCGAGACCAGCCCCACGGCCTCGCTCCTGAACCGCCTGTGCGCCGTCCACGGCCGCACCATGTCGCAGCTCCTCAGCGAGGTCGAGGCCGAGGTCGCACCGGTCCCGCTGGTACGGGCCGCCGACCAGGCCGTATGGGAGGACCGGGCCGCCGGGTTCGTACGCCGCTCGGTGTCCCCGCCGCACGCGGGGCTGCGCGGCGAACTCGTCGAGGGACGACTCACCGCGGGCGCCGACATCGCCTACGACCGGCCGCCCGTACCCGGCCTGGAACAGCACATCTGGGTCCTCGACGGACGGCTGGACATCACGGTCCAGGACGCCGAACACCGGCTCGACCCCGGGGACTGTCTGCGGTTGCGGGTGTGGGGGCCCACGCGGTTCCGGTGCCCCGGACCGCGGGACGCGCGCTACGCGCTGGCGGTGGTCCTGCCGTGA